The sequence CCCTTTATTACAATGAACAACTATTTTTTTATCTCTAGGTAACTCATTTAATTTTTCCCTCAATTTTTCTAAAGGAATATTTATTGCTCCTTCTATGTGAGCTGAATTATATTGACTTGCTGAACGAGTATCAATTATTAAATATTCAGAAAAATTATCCTTTAGTTCTTCTGGAGTTATTATTTTATTTCTTCCATTTATAGCATTATCTAAAATCACTCCTGTATAAGCAACAGGATCTTTAGTAGTAGAAAAAGGTGGAGCATAAGCTAAATCTATATGAAATAATTGATCCACAGTTGCTCCAAAAGTTAAAAGAGTAGCAAATACATCTAATCTCTTGTCCACTCCATTTTCTCCAACTATCTGTACTCCTAGTAATTTACCTGTTTTTCTATCTGCAATAGCTTTTATTAACATCTCTCTCGAACTTTCTAAATATTCAGTTTGATTTGGTTTTATATTATGGATAATTTCAATATCATATCCTCTAGCTTCTGCTTCCTCTTGAGATAATCCAGTTTTTCCAACTACAAGATTAAAAACTCTAAATATTGAAGTTCCCAAAACTCCTTTAAACTCTAGATTCCCTCCTGTTAATCTATCTCCTAAGATTCTTCCCATCTTATTAGCAGTTGACCCTAAAGGTAGATATAGTTCTTCTCCAGTTATACTTGAATATGCCAAAGCACAGTCTCCAGCTGCATAAATATCTTTTATATTAGTTTCAAGATATTTATTAACTTTTATAGCTCCCTCTCTACTAAGTTCTATCCCTATTCCTTGTAAAAACTCTGTATTTGGAATCACTCCTATAGCTCCAATTATAAGCTCTGCCTCAATATCTTTTCCATTAATAGTTTTTACCCTATTTTTTTCAATAGTTTCAATAGAATCCTTTAAAATTACTTCTATCCCTTGTTTTTTTAAATATTTTTCTAATATTCTACTGATGTCTTTATCTAATTTTCCCCCTATTCTATCTCCTTGTTCTATAAGAGTAGTTTTTATTCCTCTAGAAGTAAGGTTTTCTAACATCTCTAAGCCTATAAAACCTCCTCCTATAACAAGAGCACTTTTAGGATTATTTTTATTTATAAACGCTTTTATTCTATCTCCATCTTCAATATTTCTAACATAGAAAATATTTTCCCCTTTATACTCTAACTCTCTTGCTCTAGCACCACTTGTAATCACTAATTTGTCATAGGTATCTAAAAATTCCTCTCCAGTAATCTCATTTTTAACTAGAATTTTTTTCTCTCCTGCAATTACTTTTTCAACTTTATGAACTGTAAAAATATCTACATTAAACCTATCCTTAAACCATTTTACATCTCTAGGAGTTAAATTTTTTCTCGATATATAATCCTCTCCTACATAATAGGGTATTCCACATCCAGAGTAACTTATATCTCTTCCTGCTGTATAACAAACTATCTCCACTTCTTCAATATTTCTTCTAGCTTTTGCTATTACAGAAGTTCCTGCTGCAACAGCTCCAATAACTACTATTTTCATATATCTCCCTCACTATATTATAAATTGCTGGATAGCATTAAAAAAGTATCCCACTATAATTATTCCCACAGTACAAATTCCTATAAATACCTTTAATAATTTAGGTTTTATAGCCTTACGTAACATTACTAAAGATGGAAGTGATAAAGTTGTAACAGCCATCATAAAAGCTAAAATACTTCCTAAATTTGCTCCCTTTGCAAATAATGCTTCAGCTATAGGTATAGTTCCAAAAATATCAGCATAAATAGGAATTCCTATTAAAGTAGCTAAAATTACACCAAAGGGATTTTTACTTCCTAATATTCCTACAATCCATCTCTCTGGTATCCAGTTATGAATAGCAGCTCCTATTCCAACTCCAACAATTATATATGGAAAAACCTTCTTAAAAGTTTCCATCATCTGTTGTTTTGCATATCTTATTCTATCTCCTACACTTAATTCTGGAATATCTAAATCTATACTTCCAACACTTTTAGCATTACGAATAAAATCCTCTATCTCATCTTCTAATTTTAATTTCTCTATTATTGTACCACCAATTACAGCAATTATAAGTCCTAATACTACATACCATACAGCAATTTTTATTCCAAATATACTCATTAACAATAATAAAGAACCTAAATCTACCATAGGAGAAGATATAAGAAAAGAAAAAGTTACTCCTAAAGGTAATCCTGCTGAAGAAAAACCTATAAATAGAGGAATAGATGAACAACTGCAAAAAGGAGTTACAGTTCCTAACAGTGCTCCTACTATATTTGCCCATATTCCATGAAATCTTCCTAAAATCTTCTTACTTCTTTCTGGTGGAAAATAACTTTGAATATAACTGATAAAAAATATTAAGGAACAAAGTAGTATTGTTATCTTGATTACATCATAAAAAAAGAATTGAACTCCACCAAATAGATGTGTATCTCTTCCCATTCCAAATTTTACTAATATATCTCCAACTAATAGATTTAACCATTTCATTCCTAGAATTTGATTTTGTATAAAACTCCATATTGTTCCCATTTTTTTACTTTCACTCCTTTATATCGATATATATCAATCTATCTTTCTAATAAAAAGGGATGTTACAATTTAAAAATTAAAGTAATTATAACAACCCCTAAATTTTATTTATAATTTTTTTAATAATTCTTTGATTTCATCTTTTGACAGAACTTTTCCATAAGAAACTACTTTTCCATCTACCCATAATCCAGGAGTAGACATAATTCCATATGTTGCTATCTCTGCAAAGTCTGTAACATGCGTTAATTTTACATCTAATCCTAATTCATTTACTGCTTCTAAAGTATTCTTTTCTAGAGTATGACAGTTTTTACATCCTGGTCCTAAAACTCTAATCTCCATTTTGCTTACCTCATTTGTTCCTTCACAAGAACAACTTGTTTCTTGAACTTTAGGCTCCTCTTTTACCTCTGTTCCACAAGAACATCCACACTCTTTCTTCCCAAATAACTTATCAAATATACTCATCTTTATACCTCCATTTTAATATCTATATATTTAAATTTATCAATATATTTTTTAAAATTTTTATATCATACTGTCAATAATACTTTTTACATCTTCTAATTTTTCTTTATTAATTGAATAGTGAGTCCACTTGCCATATTTTACACTATTTACAATTCCAGAATCACAAAGTATTTTCATATGATGAGAAAGTGTAGGTTGGCCTATATTTAACTGTTCTAAAAGTTTACAAGCACATTGTTCTCCCCCTTTTAATATTTCTAAAATCATTAATCTATTAGGATCACAAAAAGCTTTAAATATCTTAGCGGCTTCCTCAAATTTATTCATCTTTATCTCCTTTTCATATCGATAATTATAAATCTATTATATGTCAACACATTGATATTTGTCAATATATTTAAAATAAAAAAGGTGGCAAAAGCCACCCTTTTTTATTACATAGTTAAATTATTTATCAGAAATAGATTCTACTCCTGGTAATACTTTTCCTTCTAAGTACTCTAATGAAGCTCCTCCACCAGTAGAGATATGAGTGAATTTGTCAGCATATCCTAAGCTTATTGCAGCAGCAGCTGAATCTCCTCCTCCGATGATAGTTGTAGCTCCTGTTAAGTTAGCTATAGCTTCACAAACTCCGATAGTTCCTTTTGCGAAGTTAGGCATTTCAAATACTCCCATTGGTCCATTCCATACAACAGTTTTTGCTCCAGCAATCTCTTTAGCAAATAACTCTACAGTTCCTTGTCCAACGTCTAATCCCATTTGGTCAGCTGGAATTTCATCAACTGATACAGTTATATGAGCTGCATCGTTGTTAAATTCTTTAGCTACTACTGTATCTATTGGAAGAACTAATTTTCCATTAGCTTTAGCTAATAATTCTTTTGCTAATTCTATTTTATCTTCTTCAACTAATGAAGTTCCTATATTTTTTCCTAAAGCTCTTAGGAATGTGAACATCATTGCTCCCCCTACTAGAACTTTATCAGCTTTTACTAAAAGATTTTCAATAACTCCTATTTTATCAGATACTTTAGCTCCTCCTAAGATAGCAACTAGAGGTCTCTCAGGATTATCTACCGCTCCTCCTATGAATTTAATCTCTTTTTCCATTAAGAATCCTGCAGCAGTTTTTCCTTCTCCTATATTAGCAGCTATTCCAACATTTGAAGCATGAGCTCTGTGAGCTGTTCCAAACGCGTCGTTTACGAATAGATCTCCTAAAGATGCCCAGTATTTTCCTAATTCAGGATCATTTTTAGATTCTTTTTTACCATCAAGATCTTCGAATCTTGTATTTTCGAACATCATGATTTCTCCATTTTTTAATTCAGCTACAGCCGCTTCTAATTCTGTTCCTCTTGTAGCTGGAACAAATTTAACTGATTGCCCTAATAATTCAGCTAATCTTTCAGCAACTGGTCTTAAAGATTTTTTAGCTAAATCTTCTTCAGTTTTTACTTTTCCTAAGTGAGAGAAAGCTATTACTCTTCCACCATTTTCTAATACATATTTTATAGTAGGTAAAGCAGCAACTATTCTATTTTCATCTGTTATTTTTCCATCTTTCATAGGTACGTTAAAGTCAACTCTCATTAATACTTTTTGTCCTTTAACGTTTAAATCTGTAACTATTTTTTTAGCCATTTAGATTGCCTCCCGTTAATATCTTTTCTTAAAAATAGCGGAACCTAAAAGTTCCGCTATTCTATTTCTATTTAGTTAATCTCAAATTCAGGTAATTATTTAGATAATTCTACGAATTTTTTAAGAGTTCTGATTAATTGAGAAGTATAAGACATTTCATTGTCATACCAAGCAACAGTTTTAACTAATTGTTTGTCTCCTACTGTCATAACTCTTGTTTGAGTAGCATCAAATAATGATCCATAGTTGATTCCGATGATATCAGATGACACTAACTCTTCTTCTGTATATCCAAATGACTCGTTTGAAGCAGCTTTCATAGCAGCATTGATTTCTTCTACAGTTACTGGTTTAGCTAAAACTGATACTAGCTCAGTTATTGATCCAGTTATTACAGGAACTCTTTGAGCAGCTCCATCTAATTTTCCTTTTAATGAAGGGATTACTAATCCAATAGCTTTTGCAGCTCCAGTTGTGTTAGGAACGATGTTAGCAGCAGCAGCTCTAGCTCTTCTTAAGTCTCCTTTTCTGTGTGGACCATCTAATGTGTTTTGGTCGTTTGTATAAGCGTGGATAGTTGTCATTAATCCTTCTACGATTCCGAAATTATCCTCTAAAACTTTAGCCATAGGTGCTAAACAGTTAGTTGTACAAGAAGCTCCTGATATAACTGTTTCAGTTCCATCTAATATATCGTGGTTTACGTTGTAAACTACAGTTTTAAGGTCTCCAGTTGCTGGCGCAGAAATAACTACTTTTTTAGCTCCAGCTTTGATATGATCTTCTGCTTTTTCCTTTTTAGTAAAGAATCCTGTACACTCAAGAACAACGTCTACTCCTAGTTCTCCCCATGGTAACTCTTTTGGATCAGCCTTTGCATAAGTTTTGATTTCTTTTCCATTTACTACAAAAGCATTTTCTTTAACTTCGATTGTTCCATCAAATCTTCCTTGAGCTGAGTCATATTTAAATAAGTGTGCTAGCATGTGAGCATCTGTTAAGTCGTTGATTGCTACTACATCAAACTCTGGATTTTCTACCATTAATCTCAATGCTAATCTTCCAATTCTTCCGAATCCGTTAATTGCTACTTTAACTGCCATTTCTGTTCCTCCTAAATTTTGTTTAAACTATATAAATTTGTTTTATTTTGCTATTTTCTATGTGAATAGTATATAATACCTTCCACTCTTTGTCAATTAAGTCTTTTTTAATAATTCTATTAGAGTTAAATTTTATCTTTTTACGATTATTTTTTAATCAGTTGTATTCTAATATTTCAGATAGACACACTGTATTTTCTTCATATCGAAGAATACTATATTCCTAATATTTTTTTCATATCATCAGGCAATTCCACTTCTACACTTTTTAATTCTCCAGTTTCAACATCTGAAAACTCTGTTTTATAAGAATGTAGCATCTGTCTATCTATCCTTTTGTCAATCCCACCATAGAGCTCATCCCCCAACAATGGATGTCCTTCTAATGCCATATGTGCTCTTATCTGATGAGTTCTTCCAGTCAGTAATTCTGCCTCTATAAGAGTTAAATTTTTATCTGGAAATCTTTTTAATACTTTGATCTTAGTTTGAGCACTCTGACCTCCATCTTTTGGTCGCAACTCTATTCTTCTGAGCTCATTACCTACTTTTCCAATAGGTTTATCTATTAAAAACTCATCTTTTTCTACAATTCCTAATACTATTGCTTGATAAAATTTATTTACTACTCCTTTTTCTTGAAGATAAGATTGAGCATAAGCATTCTTAGTAACTATTATTATACCAGAAGTATTCATATCAAGTCTATTATAAAATCTTGGAACCATAACTTTACCTGTTGTTTGTAAAAAATAGTTCACCACTCCGTTAGCTAAAGTTTTATCTACCTTTTTTTGAGTTGGATGGACTATTATATACGGGTCTTTATTTATCAAAAGTAGATTCTTATCTTCATAGACAACTTTTATAGGAATGTCCATTGGTTTTATTCCAGTTTCCTTCTCTTTTTCTCTTATATGGAGCCTATTTAACTTTCTCACTTTTTTACTATTATTTTTTACTCTTTTTCCATTTAAATATATCTCTAGATTTCTTAATCCTCTTCCTGAATACCCCTTTGTTTCTTTGAGATATGTTCCTATTTCATATCCATCATATTCTGGTTCGATTACATATTTTTTCATCTATACTTTCTCATTTCCTTTCAATATTTTTAACATATTTTACTATAATTACCAAAAAAAGTTAACTTAATTTTTTACTTCTAAACTCCAATGCTACTTTCTATAAAATTTTTTTCTTAATTTATCAATATTATTAATTTAAAAAAAAATATACAATATAATATAATAAAATTGTATAATATAATTCTAAAATAAAAATTTAGTTTAATTTAAGGAGAATACAAATTAATGAAAATCGATGAAATTTTGGTTTTAGGTATCTCACATACAGAGCTTTCTACTGAAGAAAGAGAAAAGTTTATTCAACAAAACCCTACTAATATCATACACAAATTTTTTTTAGAAAAAAAAATTCTTGGCTATATCAATCTTTCAACTTGCCTCAGAATAGAATTTTATCTACAATTAGCTGATAATTTTTTTATTGAAGAGTTGATACAAGAATTTAAAATAAATAAAGGTATCTTTATAAAAAAAGGCATAGACGCTAGCGAATATTTATTTAAGGTATCTTGTGGATTTTTTTCTATAATTAAAGGTGAAGATCAAATTTTAGCTCAAATAAAAAAAGCTTACTCATCCGCTCTTGAAGAAAATAGATCTTCTAAAATTTTAAATACAGTTTTTAATAAAGCAATTGAAATTGGAAAAAAATTTAGAACTGAAAGTAAAATATGCCATAATGCACTCTCTCTTGAAGCTATATCTTTAAAATTTATAAAAGACTCTATAGGATTTTTAAATAATAAAAAAATATTAATCTTAGGAGTTGGAGATCTAGCTCAGGCTATTCTCTATCTTCTGGTTAAAGAAAAAGTAAAAGATATAAGTATCACTAATAGAACTTATCATAAAGCTCTTAAAATAAAAAATACATTTGATGTCAATGTCATATCTTTTGCAGAAAAACTAAATATTATACCAGAAACCGACATAATAATAAGTGTTACTTCTGCTCCACATTTAGTTTTAAAAACAGAAGATGTAGCTCGACTTTTAAAACCAGAAAAAAAATATACATTTCTTGATCTAGCAATGCCTAGAGATATAGAGCCATCTCTTGGGGATTTAGAAAATGTTTCTCTTTTTAATCTTGATGACATATGGAGAGTATATAACAAGCATCTAGTTACTAGAGATTCATTAGTAAAAGATTATAGTTTTTTAGTAGATAGACAGTTAGAAAATTTAAAAAAATGGTTTCAATACTATAAAGGAAGGAATATATAATGAAAAAAAAAATAGTTATTGGAAGTAGAGGAAGCATTTTAGCTTTGGCCCAAAGTGAAATAATAAAAAAAAAATTAGAAAGTAATTTTCCAGAGTTAGAATTTGAAATAAAAAAGATAGTTACTACTGGAGATAAAGACCTAGTAAGTAATTGGAGTACTAGTAATAAATCACTTAAAAGTTTTTTTACTAAAGAGATAGAGACTGAACTTTTAAATGGAACTATTGATTTAGCTGTTCATTCAATGAAAGATATGCCTATAGTTTCTCCAAAGGGATTGATCTGTGGAGCTACTCCCGATAGAGAAGATCAAAGAGATGTTCTTATTTCAAAAAATGGAAAAACACTGTTAGAACTTCCTAATGGTGCTATTATTGGAACAAGCTCATTAAGAAGAACTATGAATCTTAAAAATTTAAGACCAGACTTACAAATAAAACAATTAAGAGGAAATATTCACACCAGATTAAACAAATTAAAAACTGAAGGTTATGATGCAATTTTACTAGCTGCAGCTGGCTTAAAAAGAGTGGGATTAGAATCTGAAATTACTGAATACTTAAATCCTAAAACATTTCTCCCTGCTCCAGCTCAAGGAGTACTATACATCCAATGTAGAGAAAATGATAAAAAAATTAGAAATATTCTAAAATCAATCCATAATAAAGAGATTGAAAAAATTGTGGCTATTGAAAGAGAGTTCTCAAAGATATTTGATGGTGGTTGTCATACACCAATGGGATGCTACTCAGAAGTTAAAGGAGATAGTATCAATTTTTATGGTGTATATTTCCAAGAAGAAAAAGGATATAGTGCTAATATAACTGAAAAACTTGAAGAAGGAATTAAGGTAGCTCAAAAACTTGCTAATACTATAAAGGAGAAGATCAATGGATAAAAAGGGTAAAGTATATATAATGGGAGTTGGTCCTGGAGATGCTGAGCTTCTTACTTTAAAGGGAAAGAGAGCTATTGAAGAAGCTGATTGTATAGTTTATGATAGACTTATTAATAATCGTATCTTAGATTATGCTAAAAAAGATACAGAGATGATATATCTTGGAAAAGGAAATACTGAAGGTGGAGTTATCCAAGATGAGATCAATGACACTATTATTAAAAAAGCTTTAGAGGGAAAAATTGTAGCTAGAGTTAAAGGAGGTGATCCTTTTGTTTTTGGTAGGGGTGGAGAAGAAATTCAAGCTCTTTTTGAAAATAAAATAGAATTTGAAGAGATTCCAGGTATAACTTCAGCTATATCTGTCCCTGCATATGCTGGTATTCCAGTAACACATAGAGGAGTGGCTAGATCCTTTCATGTATTTACAGGACATACTATGACTGACGGAGAATGGCATAATTTTGAGGCTATTGCTAAATTAGATGGAACTTTAGTTTTCCTAATGGGAATAAAAAATCTTCCAGTTATAGTCAGTGACTTAATAGTTAATGGAAAAGATCCTAAAACTCCTATTGCTATTATTGAAAAAGGAGCTACTGCTGATCAAAGAGTTACTGTTGGAACTTTAGAAACTATTATTGATATTTCAAAGGAAAGAAAAATTGTTCCTCCTGCTATTATAATAATAGGAGAGGTTGTAAATCTTAGAGATACTTTTAAATGGTTTGAAGATACTAAATTATTTGGTAAAAAAATTTTAGTTACTAGAGATAGAAGACAAGCTAGAGAGTTTTCTGATAAAATTGAAAAAATAGGGGGAGTAGCTGTTGAACTTCCATTTATTGAGATAGAATCTACATTAAATAAAATAGACAAAGAGATGTTAAAATCTTATTCAGCTTTGCTATTTAACTCACCTAATGGAGTTAGAGAGTTCATGAATAAAATTGAAGATATTCGAGATATAGCTCATCTTAAAATAGGAGTTGTTGGAAGTAAAACTAAAGAAGAATTGGAAAGATATAAAATAAAAGCTGATTTTATCCCTAAGAAATATCTAGTTGAAAAACTTGCTGAAGAGGCTATTCAACACACAGCAGTTGGAGAAAAAATTCTAATTGTAACTTCCAATATATCTCCTTGTGATACAGAAAAATTAAATTCTACTTATAATAGATATTTTGATAAAATAATTGCCTATAAAACTAAGAAAATAATAAGAGATAAAGATGAAGTATTAAATACTTTAAAAAAAATAGAAATAATAACTTTTCTAAGTTCATCTACAGTTGATGCTTTTATGGAAAGTATAGAGTATAATATAGAGTCTATTAAAAATATTAAATTAGCTTCTATTGGTCCTATTACAAGTGAAACTATGAAAAAATACGGACTAACTGTAGACTTTGAAGCTAAAGTTTATGATACAGCTGGAATTATTGAAGCTATAAAATAGCTAGGAGGAAGAATGTTTATAAGAACAAGAAGACTTAGAAGTTCTAAGACTATGAGAAATATGGTTAAAAACATAACTTTAAGTATTGATGAATTTATATATCCACTTTTTATTGAAGAGGGAAAAAATATCAAAGAGGAGATTACCTCAATGCCTGGTCAATATAGATTTTCTATAGATAGACTCGGAGAGGAATTACAAGAATTAAAAGAATTAGGCATTAAATCTCTTCTACTTTTCGGTATTCCTAAGGAAAAAGATGCTATTGGTTCTGGAGCTTATGCTGAAAATGGAATAATCCAAGAAACTATAAGATATATTAAGAAAAATTATCCAGAGTTTTTAATTATCACTGATGTCTGTATGTGTGAATACACTTCTCATGGACATTGTGGAATCTTAGATGGTTGTGATGTTAAAAATGATGAAACTTTGAAATCTCTTGCTAAAATAGCCCTTTCTCATGCCAAAGCTGGAGCTGATATTGTAGCTCCTTCAGACATGATGGATGGAAGAATTCAAGTTATAAGAGAAAATTTAGATATCAATGGTTTTGAATATATACCCATAATGTCTTACAGTGTAAAATATGCGTCTAATTATTATGGTCCTTTCCGAGAAGCTGCTGACTCAGCTCCAAGTTTTGGAGATAGAAAAACCTATCAAATGGATTTCAGAAACTCTAAAGAATACTACAGAGAAGTGGATTCAGATATTAAAGAGGGAGCTGATTTCATAATGGTTAAACCTGCTCTTGCTTATCTTGATATTATTCATGCTTTAAAAGATCTTTCTTTACCACTTGTAGCTTATAATGTAAGTGGGGAGTATTCAATGGTTAAAGCTGCTGCTCAAAATGGCTGGATAAATGAAAAAGGCATTGTCATGGAAAATATGTATGCTCTAAAAAGAGCTGGAGTAAATTTAATCATCACTTACCATGCTAAAGAGATAGCTCAATGGGTTAAAAATGGAGAAATTACACTTTAGGAGGAAAAATGAATCACAAAATTTCAAAAGAAATATTTAAAAAAGCCCAAAAATATATTCCTGGAGGAGTTAACAGCCCAGTTAGAGCTTTTAAATCTGTTAGTAGAGAAGCCCCAATTTTTGCTTGTAAAGGTGAAGGAGCTAAAATTTGGGATGAAGATGGAAATGAATATATTGACTATATCTGTTCATGGGGACCATTAATCCTTGGACACAATCATCCTAAAATCATAGCTGGAGTACGTGATGCTATTGAACTCGGAAGTTCTTTTGGATTACCTACCAAAAAAGAAGTAGAATTAGCTGAGCTTATAACTAAATGTTGCCCATCTATTGAAATGGTAAGACTTACTACATCAGGCACTGAAGCTACTATGTCCGCTGTAAGACTTGCTAGAGCTTACACTAATAGAAATAAGATAGCTAAGTTTGAGGGATGTTATCATGGACATTCTGATGCACTACTTGTTAAATCTGGTTCTGGCCTCTTAACTGATGGATATCAAGATAGTAATGGAATTACCGAAGGAGTTTTGAAAGATACTATAACTATTCCTTTTGGTAATTTAAAGGAATTAAACAATATATTAGAAAAGAAAAATATAGCTTGTTTAATCATGGAACCTGTTCCTGCTAACATGGGAGTAATTTATCCTGATGTGGAATTTTTAAAAGCAGTGAGAGAACTTTGTACTAAGACAGGAACCTTACTAATCTTTGATGAAGTTATCTCTGGATTTAGATTAGCTTTAGGAGGGGCTCAAGAGTATTTCGGAATTACTCCTGATATGACTACTCTTGGAAAAATAATTGGCGGTGGATACCCAGTGGGAGCTTTTGGTGGTAAATCTGAAATCATGCAACTTGTTGCCCCTATGGGAAGAGTTTATCATGCTGGAACTCTATCTGGAAATCCTATAGCTGTAAGAGCTGGATATGAAATGCTAACTTACTTAGATGAGAATAAAGAGACCTTATATAAAGAGTTAGAAGATAAAGTAAAATATATAACTAAAGAAGCTAAAAAATCTGCTGAAAAATATGGAGTAAATGTAGTTATTAACTCCATCGGTTCTCTTTTCACTGTATTTTTTACTGATAAAAAAGAGATAAATAATCTTAAAGATGCACTTTCATCTAATACAGAAAATTTTGCTATCTACTTCAATACTATGCTAGAAAATGGTATTATCTGCCCTCCATCTCAATTTGAAGCTCACTTTGTATCTATAGCTCATACTCAAGAGATTTTAGATAAAACTTTAAAAGTTATAGATATGGCATTTAAAACTATTGGAGAAAAAAATGAAAAATAGATTTTTTCCGCTATTTGTGAACTTAATAGGAAAAGAAGCTCTTGTTATTGGAGCTGGAAAGATAGCTATTAGAAAGGTGGAATCACTTCTTCGATATGGTGCTAAGATTACAGTTGTCACCAGAGAAATTAAAGAAGAGAAATTTCTCAATCTTAAAAATATAGATATAAAAATAGGGGAGTTTAATGAAACTCTCCTTGAAAATAAATTTATAGTCGTGGCTGCTACCGATAATCCAGAGTTTAATAGATATATTTATAAACTTTGTAACTCTAAAAATATATTAGTAAATAATATTACCTCTAAAGAAGATATGAATTGTCGTTTTGCTAGTATTCTAGAAACTAAAGATTACCAAATAGGTATATCTGCTAAAGGAAACCCTAGTAAATCTAAGGCTTTGAAAAATAAATTAAAAAATATGTTAAAAACTGACCTAGAATAATCTAAGTCAGTTTTTTTATTACTTATTCTCTTCTTTAGGTAAAATGATATTTAGTAATAAAGCTAGTAATGTAGACATTACGACACTTGAACCAAATATTAATTTTATAAATTGAGGGAATTGGGCTATAGATTGTGGAACTTGACCAACTCCAGCTCCTACTGCTACTGATAGCCCAACTATTACCATTGTTCTACCTGTGATTCCACTTTTACTTATTATTTGAATACCTGTC comes from Fusobacterium necrogenes and encodes:
- the hemA gene encoding glutamyl-tRNA reductase; amino-acid sequence: MKIDEILVLGISHTELSTEEREKFIQQNPTNIIHKFFLEKKILGYINLSTCLRIEFYLQLADNFFIEELIQEFKINKGIFIKKGIDASEYLFKVSCGFFSIIKGEDQILAQIKKAYSSALEENRSSKILNTVFNKAIEIGKKFRTESKICHNALSLEAISLKFIKDSIGFLNNKKILILGVGDLAQAILYLLVKEKVKDISITNRTYHKALKIKNTFDVNVISFAEKLNIIPETDIIISVTSAPHLVLKTEDVARLLKPEKKYTFLDLAMPRDIEPSLGDLENVSLFNLDDIWRVYNKHLVTRDSLVKDYSFLVDRQLENLKKWFQYYKGRNI
- the hemC gene encoding hydroxymethylbilane synthase; the encoded protein is MKKKIVIGSRGSILALAQSEIIKKKLESNFPELEFEIKKIVTTGDKDLVSNWSTSNKSLKSFFTKEIETELLNGTIDLAVHSMKDMPIVSPKGLICGATPDREDQRDVLISKNGKTLLELPNGAIIGTSSLRRTMNLKNLRPDLQIKQLRGNIHTRLNKLKTEGYDAILLAAAGLKRVGLESEITEYLNPKTFLPAPAQGVLYIQCRENDKKIRNILKSIHNKEIEKIVAIEREFSKIFDGGCHTPMGCYSEVKGDSINFYGVYFQEEKGYSANITEKLEEGIKVAQKLANTIKEKING
- the cobA gene encoding uroporphyrinogen-III C-methyltransferase — its product is MDKKGKVYIMGVGPGDAELLTLKGKRAIEEADCIVYDRLINNRILDYAKKDTEMIYLGKGNTEGGVIQDEINDTIIKKALEGKIVARVKGGDPFVFGRGGEEIQALFENKIEFEEIPGITSAISVPAYAGIPVTHRGVARSFHVFTGHTMTDGEWHNFEAIAKLDGTLVFLMGIKNLPVIVSDLIVNGKDPKTPIAIIEKGATADQRVTVGTLETIIDISKERKIVPPAIIIIGEVVNLRDTFKWFEDTKLFGKKILVTRDRRQAREFSDKIEKIGGVAVELPFIEIESTLNKIDKEMLKSYSALLFNSPNGVREFMNKIEDIRDIAHLKIGVVGSKTKEELERYKIKADFIPKKYLVEKLAEEAIQHTAVGEKILIVTSNISPCDTEKLNSTYNRYFDKIIAYKTKKIIRDKDEVLNTLKKIEIITFLSSSTVDAFMESIEYNIESIKNIKLASIGPITSETMKKYGLTVDFEAKVYDTAGIIEAIK
- the hemB gene encoding porphobilinogen synthase yields the protein MFIRTRRLRSSKTMRNMVKNITLSIDEFIYPLFIEEGKNIKEEITSMPGQYRFSIDRLGEELQELKELGIKSLLLFGIPKEKDAIGSGAYAENGIIQETIRYIKKNYPEFLIITDVCMCEYTSHGHCGILDGCDVKNDETLKSLAKIALSHAKAGADIVAPSDMMDGRIQVIRENLDINGFEYIPIMSYSVKYASNYYGPFREAADSAPSFGDRKTYQMDFRNSKEYYREVDSDIKEGADFIMVKPALAYLDIIHALKDLSLPLVAYNVSGEYSMVKAAAQNGWINEKGIVMENMYALKRAGVNLIITYHAKEIAQWVKNGEITL
- the hemL gene encoding glutamate-1-semialdehyde 2,1-aminomutase, which codes for MNHKISKEIFKKAQKYIPGGVNSPVRAFKSVSREAPIFACKGEGAKIWDEDGNEYIDYICSWGPLILGHNHPKIIAGVRDAIELGSSFGLPTKKEVELAELITKCCPSIEMVRLTTSGTEATMSAVRLARAYTNRNKIAKFEGCYHGHSDALLVKSGSGLLTDGYQDSNGITEGVLKDTITIPFGNLKELNNILEKKNIACLIMEPVPANMGVIYPDVEFLKAVRELCTKTGTLLIFDEVISGFRLALGGAQEYFGITPDMTTLGKIIGGGYPVGAFGGKSEIMQLVAPMGRVYHAGTLSGNPIAVRAGYEMLTYLDENKETLYKELEDKVKYITKEAKKSAEKYGVNVVINSIGSLFTVFFTDKKEINNLKDALSSNTENFAIYFNTMLENGIICPPSQFEAHFVSIAHTQEILDKTLKVIDMAFKTIGEKNEK
- a CDS encoding precorrin-2 dehydrogenase/sirohydrochlorin ferrochelatase family protein; this encodes MKNRFFPLFVNLIGKEALVIGAGKIAIRKVESLLRYGAKITVVTREIKEEKFLNLKNIDIKIGEFNETLLENKFIVVAATDNPEFNRYIYKLCNSKNILVNNITSKEDMNCRFASILETKDYQIGISAKGNPSKSKALKNKLKNMLKTDLE